The Trichoderma asperellum chromosome 6, complete sequence region aaaagaccgCTCTAACGCTGTAGCTctgcagagaaaagaaggaaagaaaagaacagagTGTAATCAAAGTTGCCGCATCGCAAAGAAGTCGACGTGCGGGGTTCATCAGAGGCAATAGAAATGGCAGGAGGTAAGAACGAACACAGGCGAGGATGTGACAACCCGCGCTTCCTTGGTTGCTGAGTATAATTGTCGGTTCACAGATAGGATTATATTAACGATTTCATGATAGAGCGTGGTTTGTAGTCGCCATCGGAGTAAATCTCTGAGATCGCTGTCTCTGCTTTTGAACCTATTCTCGATTGCAAAGTATGTTGCAGCAGATGATATCAATGTCAACGCCATGCAGCTAACAATGCAGCTGTTGTATAGTAGCATAGGCTTGCTGCAACATGGCCTCAATGGTCAGGCCATCCAAGCCAACTCAGGAGCATTCCCTCCAAAATGTCGACAGTCGGCTTTTGTCATATATAGGAACACTGTTTTTCGCTGTAATATGCGTAATTGTGGTGAAATGCGTCGACTATATTACTTGTTCTTGTCTGGCGACCGAATTACGTCGTAATCCGAATGGGGTATAGATTAGCCCTTTACTTTAGGCTCTTGAAGGCAATACAGATCGAACTTTTTTATCAATCGATGGTTTTCTAATTGGGCAATAAGAGGTCGCAAGAAGCCACTATGCCTTATGCAGTGTCCCGTTACGGCTTAATACGCTCTTGGGCCACACACCTGCTTATACTAGGCGCAGCTCGAACAAGTGCTGCATCAGAACACAGCCGCCAACAGACTACACAACTAACCAACCAACTCGCCAACGATAACCATAGGGGCTTTGAACCCCTGAATCGCCCGCTGCCCAACGCCCACTGAAACAGCCAGAGGCGCTGGGCCCGTCTGAAAACTTTGATTTCCAGGCATCCTCGGTACGGCTAGGCTCCTGGGGAACAGCtatacgaaaaaaaaaaaaaaagcaaatctGACCAGATTTTGCGATGAGACTCAAAATAACTTACCCTGAAGCTACTCTGTACCTACCCtagaccttttttttttttcatattgATAGAAACAGAACTCCGAATGTGTTATATGCCCTAGGTAGGcacctactacctacctacatataAGGTAggttcttatatatataaactacctactaaggtactCCATATTATCTCTGACAGTGTCGTCCCATGCGGGGATTTCAGATCAGCCACGGCCCTAAACCTAAGACGGATAAACTTGCAAAAAGCTCAACCAGGGATTCTCAGCCAAGCAATCTCCACCGCAGCTCAGCTTAGGCACATATGGCTTCGTGCCATCACATCGTCTGTTGTTAAGCGCGCTGCCATGTCCTATCCAAGCTCCGAGATGAAGAGTTCGGTCCCAAGACTCAAGCGGCGTGCCCGTAGCAAGATGCCGCCAGGGAAGCTCATATGCTCGCATACAGTATAGCACAATAACCCGGCGAGTCGACAAAGGGGGAAGCCCTGGGCTTTTTTACGTCTCAATCGCTACGATTGCTTCCTCTTGACAAAGGCATAACTTCCAGTGCCGCGGGATTCTGGTCCCCACAGCTGGCTGCTGGGAATGCCACGATGTGACGATGGATGGCTGGACCGTTGGGGAAGGGCTTGCcactggtgctgctgctatttgcTGTTCAGGCTTTTCTCATCGTCTCCTAATGCAGCTGCCGGGCAGGTACCCATCATTATATGGGGTATAACAGCTGGCTGCAGCGCTCGTGAGGCCATCTTGGTACCTAATAGGAGCAGCCAAATCCgtccatatccatatccatctGCGTAATGCGTGTACGAGGTACGCACTCACGCCTCCGCCCTCACAGCCAATTCCAATCTATCCCAAACATGCAAGTACTACTTGTACGCACAGTAATGTCATGTGCCAGCATGCAAGGTATGAATTGCTGTCAAAGGGCCCATTAGGTATTACTATTGAAGCCGTACCGTAGATGCCGCGATCCACAAGTAGTCTCTGGGACTTGAGGCTGAGCCCCAAGGCGGCAGCCCAATTGCCGGAGAAAAGGATGGATTTGGAGACGACGTGCTCGCCTCGCTGGGTTCGGGTAACAGAGCCGGAAGACGACAGGGGCGGCTATTTTACAATTCCCAAGCCAAGCATCGCTAAGCCAGTCGTCTCCAGATCCGGGCCCTTGGGCCGCTCTCGTTTCTCTCTGTCGGGCCACGATGGTGGCAGCCAGAAGTCTCGGAGCCGTGGATGATTTCAAACCCTCCCCTAGGCTAGCGACGCTATGGCTGCGCTATCTATATAATACTTGCATGAAACCTGTTTGttagtactagcagtagatGATCATAAGCAGCATTACGGAGCATAACTAAATGCAGCCCATATAATCCTTACATAGGTAGACTCGCTTATACTGCCTCCTCCCTTACAGCTGAGGTCCAAAAGGGACTGGGCTGCCTCCAGCTAGATGGTGCCGAAATAATGGCCCATCCAATGGTTcgtttttcttgctttttttttaaaaaaaaaaaaaaaatgtcccTCCAATCTtgaactttttcttttcttttcttgcccaAAGCTTTTcctgctttgcttttgctttgcttggATATCCATAGCCAATAAGCCCCACTCCACTGCTGTTGGCGGCATGTAAGCCATTTATAGTTGATTATTACCCGGTAGCGCTCCAGTCGCTATTAACTGTAGGGAGGTGATGCAGGCGGtgttgcctttttttcttattgcttcttttgtcgtttttttccccagcCTTGGCTTTTTGTCCTTATACCAGGGGGTGTGCTATTCATTGCCGGGCATTGCAAGGATGCGGTGAAGCAAACCCCCGGCCCTGTGTGGTGTTTTAGTACGGCAAAAGAGTTATTTAACGAAACCTACTCTATATGAGCTGAATCCCCCCCTCTCTGTGTTTACATTTACACACATGGCCTTGCTTCCTTTCTCCCGACATTTGACGAGATCGTCAAGCAAAACCTCGCCCAAGCTGATGTCACCACACGTTTTGTGACCCAAAAGCCAGTTGGACATTGGATATCAACCCCAGAAACCCACCCTCTCCAAGCCCATCAATCGCTGCCAATCGGAGCCCGCCATCACTTACTCACTGTAGCATCACCTACTTGCAATAATGCCTAGACCTagtacataaaaaaaaaaataggcagAGCCCCTCTCCACTGACTGACTGCATGATCGCTCAATGGGCCCACCGCCAGATCATCATTCAGCGCTACTCTCCACGGCCCGGCCGCGCCAACCAGCTCTCCCGCGTATAGCTTCCCGAAAACCGTGACGGgcctggtttttttttttgcctcttcggCTTCTTACTGCCAAGGCTGCAAAAGCGAGGAGCCGGCCCCCCCTCCCTGTCTGTCTCCCTTTCTTGCGGCGTCGAATGTCTCATTGCTCTGGCAGTCAGTCCCTGCTTGGGCATATGCATAATAAAGGCGTGTCAAAAATGGCACCGCCGgggcatgcatgcatgtacaaGTGAGGAGTATGTAACAGCAGCTACTGCTAAGGTATGTATGGATGTGCGATGATAGTCGGATTGGATGAGGTGGTTGCTGTTGTTCGTGCGCAAGTGCGAGACGCCTCTTGGGCTCTCGGTCTCGGCCCCAGTCACCGGGTTTGCCTCTCCTTggtctctctcctctcacgTCCCCGTTGTTGATCTGTCACAAAAATGGCGAGCTCGGCATAATAATCGTCTTCAGGCAAACCCAGAGCCTATACTAAGGTCCAAGGTGCACGTAGTCTGGAGctaatacatgtaccttatTACATGCTGCCTGCATTTGCATGCGGCAAGCTGAGCCTTTTTgcgccttctctctctcctacATATTTGGCTAATCTCCTTCACGTgctttttacttcttttcagtttctcttttcttttcttttcttttttttttaaacctttTTGTGCCTTTCAGAGTTTTTTGAATTCGCTCTTTGAGAGTTTCGCTCTTTTGGGTCCCTCTATCCGAGTCTGGCGTCGACAAGGCAAATCTCGCCGATACAGGTGCAAACAAGGAACAAGGAATCAAGTGTGCATGGCCCTCAGCTCTTCAGCTCCATCACTGCCGCAGAGAGAAACATGCTGCTGAAACCAGCGCAGCGGTGCCACTCATCCCATTCTTCTCTGCTATCCGCCTTCCCTCCATCAAAACCACCCAGCCTTGTCgaatcatggccatggcgagCAATGCCGTCTCCCAGGGCCTTGGCCACGACGAACGAACAAAGATCGTCATGTacgtcttcttcagcctgGCGCTCTACAACGCGGGCGAGCTGATGTGCCACATCGCCGTCACGTTCAAGCACTATCGAGGACTGTACTGCTGGAGCTTCATTGTCTCGACGTTGGGAATCGTCTTGAGCGCCGTGGGTTATCTGCTCCGCAGCATTGGCGCATCCTTGTCAACCTACGTGTACACTGCGCTGGGCATCTTTGGTTGGGCGGCCATGGTCACGGGCCAGTCACTTGTGCTGTATTCCCGACTGCACATTGTCCTGCCTAGAGAGAGGCTGGTCCGGGGAGTACTCATCATGATTATTGTCAATGCAGTCTGGCTTCTGGTGCCCCTCACGGTCTTGATTTTCCTCTGCAACACGCCGAGGGCGGAACGATACGAGCAGGCGTATTTCATCTTTGAGAAGATCGAATTGACAGTCTTTTTTGTCCAAGAAGTCATGATTTCGGCGCTGTATATCCGCGAGACATACAATATCCTTCGCAGCTACAGGGGGCTTGTAACTGGCTCAAATCGAACCACCATGGTGCATCTCATACTCGTCAACCTGGTCATTATTGCCCTGGACATCAGCATCTTGGTCCTCCTGTATACCGATAACTACGATCTCCAGACCGCGTGGAAACCTCTGGTATACAGCATAAAACTGAAGATGGAGTTTAGCGTGCTTAACCGTCTTGTCGAACTGTCCCGGTACATGCGGCGCAACAGGGGCCTTGCACTCATTGACACACAGACGGTCGATCCAGCCATTGCTCTGCCGTTGGGCGTCGTAAATACTGAAGATGGTAGCATCATTGGAAGGAGGAGAGGCACTGTCGACGAGTCAAACTTTTCGGCCGCTACATCAATAGCTCCTCCCAAAACACCCAAGAACAACGCTCAGCCTGAGACGTCGGTTACTGTATCAGGGCTGCAGGTATAAAGAATGGTGATGTGTCCATTTACGAAATACCGCGCAGGAAAAGCTGAGCGCTTTGGCTAGTGGCAGCAGTATCATACCGTAGCACTAGCGAGAATGGGGGGCGGCATCGATCATGGTCGGATTATGATTCTTGTACATATTTGTTGGATACCAGCATACGGAGTAGCGCTTTGTGTTTTGTTTCGTTTTTTTGTATTTACTTGAACACGGCAAGGAGTTTAGGACGCAGGATGGGTTCAATGAATTCTGGGCATCCACGTCAACGGCCGTCTCATAGCGGCCAATGGCTGTTGGCATGGAGTTGTACAATGGGTAGGATGCTTTTTAACTACCAAAGGTAGATAGTAATGCTGGCATGGGAGGAACTGATCAACAGCGGCTGCAAGCAGGCCCCAGCGATTAGATGTTTTAGATATACATACGAAGCTGTCATTCAAACATATGGAGCACCGGTAAATTGGTGTTGCTCCATTGTAAACTCCGTACTATAACCTAAAATAGGATTTAGCACCACGCCGTTGCTGTCGCGGTGGATCCCGGATCTCGCCAGGTGCCGGGTTTTCGTGTTGTGTTTTAGTCTGGCGCTCAGAAAGAGACATTTGCTCGACCATCATTGATGCTGTAGGAGGCGATGACGGTATACCCAGAGCAGTGAAGAGTAATGATGGCACTTATTGGCGAGCAATGGCACAGAGGCGATATACCCAGGTGGGTAGTTGGGTCTGCACAGCTGCTTCTCCAAgctgcaagcaagcaagcatctACTGATCCATCCTCGGCACTTGATAAACGATATCCATATTGGGCGATGCGATCCATGCACACAACACCCAGCTTATATTACCTCCCTTATTACTTACCCTTACCATGTCTACACTTACTACTACTTACTTAGTTGTATACATTCCTGTCTTGGTCCGCAAGCCACACCTCAGCTCCCCCTCAGCCCATCTCCGCCCAGCTGACGACGCAGCGCCACGGGCTTTTGATTACATCCGCAAGC contains the following coding sequences:
- a CDS encoding uncharacterized protein (EggNog:ENOG41~TransMembrane:7 (o20-38i50-71o83-103i115-140o152-176i197-220o232-250i)), giving the protein MAMASNAVSQGLGHDERTKIVMYVFFSLALYNAGELMCHIAVTFKHYRGLYCWSFIVSTLGIVLSAVGYLLRSIGASLSTYVYTALGIFGWAAMVTGQSLVLYSRLHIVLPRERLVRGVLIMIIVNAVWLLVPLTVLIFLCNTPRAERYEQAYFIFEKIELTVFFVQEVMISALYIRETYNILRSYRGLVTGSNRTTMVHLILVNLVIIALDISILVLLYTDNYDLQTAWKPLVYSIKLKMEFSVLNRLVELSRYMRRNRGLALIDTQTVDPAIALPLGVVNTEDGSIIGRRRGTVDESNFSAATSIAPPKTPKNNAQPETSVTVSGLQV